From the Lathyrus oleraceus cultivar Zhongwan6 chromosome 3, CAAS_Psat_ZW6_1.0, whole genome shotgun sequence genome, the window GTAAATACAACAATTATTAAATTTAGGGTAATGTTAACTTGTGCCCTTGGGTACAAGTTAAGAGATAATATAGAAACAAATTCTTGAAAATTATGTATTGAATTTATTAGAAACTTATAATTAATAAtcttatttattttttcaatatAAATTTTCTATTTGTGGGTTTCTTAACATGTGTCATTGGgacacaagttagcattacccttaAATTTATATATGTATCTATTATAAAATTTTATCTGCAGATATGAATTTTTTTGTCATCCCTATCTCTAACTCTATTTCTTTAATTTTTTATCATTTATTTTCTTTCCTCTTCAGCTCCCTCTTCTTTCTTCCCTGATGTTTTATCTCAGCTTATGCTTAATCTTTTTGACTAACATAAATTGATTTCAAACTAAAAAGATTTTAAATTTAATCTCGATCTCAAAATATCAATGTGCACCTCCGTCTTATGTTTAGAGTCCCTTTCTCAACAATCTTTACCAAAATAAACAGATTTTTGTTGGAAATTCAACATAAATGAAATACTTACTTTCTCTatgtatatttttaatttttctcGAACTAAACAATAAACATTGGGAATATCCATTCATTGTAGTTGACAATATCATTAGTTCTATCTTAATTCTTAAAAGATGAAGTCCTAATCGTAAAATTGGCGGCCATTTTCATCAATCCAAAATCACAATATCACTTGGTTTCATAAAATGGTGGTGATTGTTGCGAAGCACCCGAATCATTAGTAATAATTTGAATGTTTGTTCTGTCTAGGACTTTGTTGCCATATTTAAACAAATATgttactccctccgttcctttttaagtgtcattttttgactttttacacataccaaaaaaactaatcattattgttacttttcaaacaataattcttcttttacttataatacccttaattatttattacattcactttactttttctctctctgcaatcattatctaggggtaattttgacaaaattgcaattactattaccttgaactttgcaagtgacaattaaaaagaaacaatttttttttataagaaagtgacacttataaGGAACGGACGGAGTATATGTTGTGGCATTTGACTTGTTACAATAGTCACTATTTATAGGTCCTTGATGCCTCATCAAAAGATAGGGATTGTAAGATACAACACTCATATTATCCAAGTGAATTCCTTTCTCTGATGATACGCACTCTTAATCATTTCTCTTATAAGATGGATATCCATATTAGTCTATGAAAGTGGATTTGCTGATTTTTTTTGGGGAAATTCGGAACCTTTCTATCTATTCACGCAATTAGATTTCAAATCAGCAACTCCAGGTGTAACAAAATCATGTATTTCACTCTGATTTGAGTTACATGTGACTGTAAGGAACAAATATCATGGACAACAATGTCGATTCCAAAATCAGTGTGTACATGTTATCAAGCATCACACAACCTTCTGACCAGTTTTTATAAATTAGGCATCATTGATAGAACTCTGAATTTCCACAAAGTGAAATAAATGCaccacaaaacaaaacaaataagCACATTTGATAGCCAACTAGGAAACTCAAAACCTAATGTGGTTTCAAACGCATCATGCTCAATTTTGGAAGATAAAAGTAAGCCCAAAAACTGCCAAATAAGTTACTAGAACAATGCATTTGTTTTAATCAAATAAATACTAACCATTTAAGAACCCTAAAGATTCAGATAAATGTAAAATCAACATTCATTAGAATAAATTCCACTTAACTGCTTTTGAGGCAGAGAGGATCAGTTACCAGCATCAAATCAATGATTGCTTCTCTGAGTCTGAGTCATTGCTTCTTAGACCTGCTCAATGCCACATGGGAGTGAAAGCAGAGACTCTGTATACACCGCCATTTCGAATGTTTTTGAGTCTATGCTCTTAGGACCAGAGTGATGCTCCAGCAGCTTTCCTTTGTCATTAAACTTGATCAATCCACCTTCATCATCTTTTCCAATTATATCACCACAATTTGTAAAGCATACTATGGATAAAGAACCGTGCAAAGCAGGATCAACAGAAAACTCAAGAATCTTAGTCCAAGATGAATGCACTGCATATTTTTTCATCACCCATATCTTAATTGTATGCATCTCCACAATCGATGCACTGATAAGTCCGCCAAATACCAGCAAATCATGGTTACTAGAATCATCTTTAGAATCAAAACCATATGGCAGGGCTATCTTTGACATTTTGCTTTCCTTTAAATCAAAGGCAATAATAACCTCAATAATATCGTCCGTTAAGGTTTCGTCGTAATTATGAACCATCCAATGAATAGAGTCATTCAAGAGTAACCCGGTATTAGAATGATATCGAAAGTAAATAATCAAATAAGCCTCAAGCTCAATATGTTTCCACTTATTAGGTCTCAATGAGAAAATCTCAAAGCAAATGGAACAAGGTACCCTATAATCGAAAGCACGAGAATCACAGGAACCCAAAACTATCGAGTAATCATCAGTTGAACGGTCGTATGCAAAACCATACAGATAAGTGTTAATATAGGAATCGGGGAGATTGGTTATAGGAGAGGTGGGTATTTTAGTGTGGACACGGGTGGATGGATTCCATAGATAGAAGTTTGTGTAAGCGTCCAAAAATATAAAGCCTCTGCAGGAACCTACAATATCAGGACATGATCCACCGGGCAGAAAATCATAGCTTAGCGAAGCATATGAAGATTCATCGTTAAGAGATGCATTAAAATCAATGGATAGGGTTTCAGAATTATTTCCTAAGCAGACAAGTTTATTTGTGGGTGAGGCGGCAAGTTGAAAGTGTGAAGTTGCAAAATTGGGATTAGAGATGAGAGAGAGCCATGATTTACAGACGCACTTGCATCGTAGTAGAGTCTTCACCGTCAATCTCAACAGAATTTCAATGATCAGTTCCTCGGGAAGATGAACGCTCTTCTTCGACATCTTCAAGAGGAAACTGCATTCGAGTAATAGTGGAATAGCAGAATCGGAAAATTGGAAGAAGATGCAAAGAAATCATTCCTTAAATAATAAACCCTAGTTAGTAGTTAGTATTTCTTTCATAAAAtttgtttttttatgttttttaaattttaaaagaaaaaatattttaaaacctCATAAAATTTGTTTACGGACAATTATGAGAGATTTTAGAAATTTGAATAATTTTTTTGATGAGTTATTTATTTTATGAACAATTACGATTTATAGAGATATGattcataattattttattttatccCCGTTTTTATATAACACATCATACTTTGGAATTGTTTTTAGTCGAGATATTATTTGTGGTGATTATAGAAGTCAAACTTAaagtaattttttaaaataaatattttttttatataaaatagttttataattagtgaaaataaaaaagtgagttaaaagaaaataaaattagTGAAAATAAAACTATTCTTTTTATGAAATTggttttgaaattgatttttttaagaaaataaaaaattggttttaaagaaattgatttaaaactatttatttttaactaatttttttttttgaaaaaccGGTTTAAAATCGAACCGATCCACTTATAAACCGATTTCAAAAAAATAAATTGgttttatgaaaatggttttaaGAACCAAACCGAACCATATATATGGTTCAATTTGATTTGGTTCATGATCCATGCACACCCCTACTGTCAACACAAACAATCCCAAGTTTGtttattattttttcttatttAAAGTGACACTAATTAATGTATTAGTGAGACTAGTTAAATAAATTAATAAGTAATTTAACAAGCTATTTTATTTAAGGTAAAAGAGATTAAGTACTATGCATtgtcagtgtaaaaagatttATATTATCGATTGATCACTATCATCCGTTTGCATTATTTTATAGacttttaaaataaaagtcaaacttattttaatatccaaCATATAGGATTAACTGATGGTATAAAATtcttttatttcccttttttTCTCCTAAATCAAAAAATACCTAAAATCTCAGATTTCTTAAGGATGGCAAAATGGGCCGCCAACCCCGCCTCGCCTTAAGTCCGTCAAAAAATGAACGAGACGGGTAAAACCGTAAAGGGAAATCGAACTTAAAAATTTAGTCAGTCCCATCAAGGCGGTGAATTAGGGGGCGTCTGTTTACCGTTGAATTTAGTAAAGAAGCGCTAGTCTTTCAAAAATACAAAATAGTTTGGTTACTCACAtgatcgactagattgatcctaggacatgtgctcTTGTTAATCTAAATTTTATAAAGGATGAACATTTCGACAATATTCAAAAATTTTAAAAGTAAAAAGGCAGCAATATAAAGAAATAGTATAAAGAAGGCTTTGAATTAAACTGGTAATAAAAATAAATGACCTTGACAATGTAAAtgaatttatataaaaaatataacaACATGGGGATCACATGTACATTCTCAGTAACTCGTTTCTCAACACACACAAATACTTAGAGTGATTTTGATATTTTTATACACGATGGAACACTCTGAATCCTAAGCACTAAGACTCTTATTTATACTAATTCAAAATAATCGTAACAAACAGTCTATTCTCCAAAAGATGACACGTTTTCGTCTGCATGCACTTCATCATCCAAAACTTTCCACATGTTTTTCTTAAAGAATCAGATAAGGCCAAAAAATTGTTGCGAGCCTTATTTGAATTTACGCCTTGTCAAAGACAACCCCAATCGAAATGCTTATGTCGAATTGCAGTCTGAATCCAATTTGTTTCTAAGTCCCAAACCAGCATTTCCCTCTACACAAGGGGTTCCTTCGACCCAAAACCCCTTATGTTGAAAGAATCAACTTCATGTATTCTTTTCAGAATATTTTCTCTTGGTCTTTATAGTTTATCTCAAACATTTTCTCAGCGTCGAATTTTCAGCTAACAAATTGTCccccaaaaatgtcattttcgacTTAATGAAGAAAAAAACATTTTTTGAGAACGATTCGACGCAACAACATATTTTACTGCTATGACGTCATGGTTATTATGACCACTTTCTCAAAATGTCTCATTAGGACATGCAAACAATCCATTTTAATTATCACACTCATATTTCCTAGGAGATCGTGGGCCACACCAACTGCTACCATCCACTCAATCTCCCTTCAATCGAACACATGTCCGATGATTACCATCAACCATTAATGCTCATAATGAAATGTTTCTTCTTCAACTCCACTATAAATAATCCCTTTTAGCTTCTTTTCCATTTCTTCATCTTTTCTAAATTTCTCATACTCCTAAGTAAGAAAAACTCTTCATCTTTCTCAATTTCAAAACCCATATTTTCTTCAAAACATCTTCATCAATGGTGACAACAGCAAAAAGCTCAAAAGATTCCAAGAAACAATCAGTTCTTTCTCTAGTCCACAAGATCCTTGCCCCAACGGTAGTTGAAAACCAACAGTATATCCCAAAATCTCCTCTTGAAGAGGAAAAATGTCGTATTTACCAGTCTTAGGTACTGATCCCAATTTCTATCTTCGGTAAAAAAACATGCAAGCTTAGGCCCTTTTCCAGATATGAGTATTAATCCTGCAAAACTGAAAGAATTTTTTCTAGCATACCAATGTAATAAACCCATAACTAGTAAGAAGAGAATTAGGGTTAATACTGAGGTCATAGAGAAACCAACCACATCTTCGACTGAGCTTACAGAAAGCCCCATAAACCTAGACTATATCAATAACTTTAGGGTATTTCACTATTGTCCTTTGTTCAAAGATCCCAAAGACTACTTGGCTTGGCTAGCTAAAGTAGAGAAAAAGAAATCCCAAGTTTGGAAGAATATGGGGATCTTCGACATGATTCAACTGTCGAAGGTTGGTCCTGGATATAGCCAAGCCATGTTAATAACTTCCTTATATTTTTGGGATAGTACTTACAACACTtttcaccttccttgtgggatgATGACCTCTACACTCTTTAATTTACCCATAATCACCGGTCTTGAAGGAAACCTATGACCCCAATTTCATGGATGAAGACACCATTGGCTTCGATGGTAGTCGAGCCACTTTCACTAACTACATCACAGACAATCATAAGAAAGATATTGAGGAAGTATCCAATGTAGAATACATTGCATTTCTTGCACTCTGGCTATCCAGGTGTGTTTTTTGTTCAAAATCTCTCCAAGTGGCAAAGAAATACTTGCCCATGGCGAACCAGTTACATGTTGGGCACGAGCTTTGCCTTAGTCAAATGATCCTAGATTATCTTTATGAATCCTTAGGGGAAGGTGTCGACACCCTCAAAAGATTCCAACCTGGGTCGAATCTGCTACTTTCTGGGGCCTACTGGTTACTTCAattgtggctcaatgccactttcgAAGCATCACTGCCGAATCACAGCCATATTAATGAAGATGTTGTCGAAATTAAAAACAGGAGGGTCGAAGGAACACGCCTCACCCAACTGACTCCAAATGACGAATGGTTTAGCCTGCAGAGACTTTCACTAGGTATGTGATGATGTACGCCAAGCATTACCACTTCACTTCTTCCATGGCCCCCTTCGCCAATAGGACTCATGGTCCATAATGGTTTACTAGAAAATTTCCTCCTCCTTCGAAGGATCAGGAGGCAGAATCTCTGGCTATATGGGATGCATTCCTGACACCCAACCTGATTCCTTTAAGACTCAGACCGTCGAAGAACCAATTCATTCTTCTCAGTTATCAACCAAGTATGGTTTCTCGATAGTTTGGTCTTAATCAAATCTTACCCATACCACTTTTCGCCAAGAAAAGTGATGTCATCCTCTACAACATGGTCCACTCTGAAGCTGAATGTATGGAAGAAATGGAGAAATACTCTGGCATTGGACAATTCACTCCGGTCTGCATTAATCCATCATTCTTTTATACTCAAGAATAAGATAACTGGTGGAAGAACTATTACTCCACAAAGATGTTTGATGTGACATCTTTTACTCAATATCTAATAAATGTGTTTTCTTCTGTACAGGAAATGACCAAGAAAGGTATGTCGACTCACATCAAGGAAATCCAAGCATTCCAAAAATACTTTGAAACTTCctatagacctgatgatcttagtcgaaccatccgcGAAACAACGGTTACTTTGAAAGaaaaatttatgaaaaaactcCCTAATTTAAAAATGCCTCCATATGAGCAAGGACAGAGAGACTCAGAGGCCCTAGTAGATAAAATACAGTTTTTTTTTTGTGGGTGGGGGTGGCGGTGAAGGATAGCTCACGGCGGAGAATAGCCATGTATGATGGATTTTTAGGCTATTTAAGGGACCAACTCACATGAGGTGAAAGGCCTTGTTAGTGGCTGGCGCTGCATGGTTGCAGGCAGGTGGTTATCTTTATGGTGTTTAGACTACAAGGAGTGTGGAGCTCTCTGAGTAGTAGTAAATGTGTATGACTTGAAGATCTATCTTTATCCCCTTGAGAGATAGTGTATTTATAGGAGTTCCCCTAGACGTGGTCTTAATCGTTTCCCCTTTAATAGGGAGGATATTGACCGTCTATATTTCTAGAGTCAGTAAGTAATTTCTCTATTTGAATCCTATGTTGGGCGGACCATATGGGCGGCTCCTTTGAATTCCTCCAGTACGACCCAATTGTTAGGCGAGGGCGCTATAACCCAGGATTTTACGAAATATGACACCATATTAGTCTATTTTCTATTCTTATAAATTATTCTTAGTATAATTCTATTTAGTGAGTCTATTCTATAAATTCATAAATTAGCTTCTAACTTGTTACCTATCTGCTATTTTTTTGGCCAAGCACTCTTAGTGCCACTACTTT encodes:
- the LOC127129156 gene encoding F-box protein CPR1-like; this encodes MSKKSVHLPEELIIEILLRLTVKTLLRCKCVCKSWLSLISNPNFATSHFQLAASPTNKLVCLGNNSETLSIDFNASLNDESSYASLSYDFLPGGSCPDIVGSCRGFIFLDAYTNFYLWNPSTRVHTKIPTSPITNLPDSYINTYLYGFAYDRSTDDYSIVLGSCDSRAFDYRVPCSICFEIFSLRPNKWKHIELEAYLIIYFRYHSNTGLLLNDSIHWMVHNYDETLTDDIIEVIIAFDLKESKMSKIALPYGFDSKDDSSNHDLLVFGGLISASIVEMHTIKIWVMKKYAVHSSWTKILEFSVDPALHGSLSIVCFTNCGDIIGKDDEGGLIKFNDKGKLLEHHSGPKSIDSKTFEMAVYTESLLSLPCGIEQV